AAGAAATGGTCGCCAACTGCGACAAGATCATCTTCAACTCCATCGGCCAGCTCGAGCGCTTTGCCTCGCAGACCGAAGGCACCATTCGCGGCCTGCGGGTCAATCCCCAGGTGAGCAGCTCCGACTACCTGCTGGCCGACCCGGCGCGCCCGTTCAGCCGCCTGGGCGAGTGGGATCCGGAAAAGATCGCCGCGGTGATGGATAAGATCAGCGGCTTTATGTTCCACAACAACTGCGAGAACGGCAGCTTCGAGCTGTTCGACCAGATGCTGAGCACCATCGAAGAGCGCTTCGGTCATCTGCTGGAGCAGGTGGAGTGGGTCAGCCTCGGCGGAGGCATTCACTTCACCGGTGAGGGCTATCCGCTGGATAAGTTCTGCGCGCGGCTGAAGGCCTTCTCCGAGCGTTTCGGCGTGCAGGTGTATCTGGAGCCCGGCGAAGCGGCCATCACCCTGAGTTCCTCTTTGGAAGTCACGGTGCTCGACACCCTGTACAACGGCAAGCACCTGGCCGTGGTCGACAGCTCGATCGAAGCACACATGCTCGACCTGCTGATCTACCGCCTCAACGCCAAGATGGAACCCTGCAGCGGTGAATACACCTACATGGTGTGCGGCAAGTCCTGCCTGGCCGGTGACATCTTTGGTGAATATCAGTTCGACAAACCGCTGGCCATCGGCGATCGCCTGTCGTTTATCGACGCCGCCGGTTACACCATGGTCAAGAAGAACTGGTTCAACGGCCTGAAAATGCCGTCCATCGCGGTCAAGCAACTCGACGGCAGCGTCGAAGTGGTGCGCGAATTTGGCTTTGACGATTACCTGTCGAGCCTGAGCTGATCCGTAGGGTGGATGGTGCTTTTCTCATCCACCCGCGTGATGACTGAAGGGGGGGCGAGTCAAGCGCCGTCCACCCTATCTGTTTTAAACCCGCAACACCTGTCTCTTAAACGCAGTACCCAGGAGGTGAAACAATTGAAGAAGAACGTTCTGATCATTGGTGCAGGAGGTGTCGCCAAGGTGGTGGCCCACAAGTGCGCGCAGCACAACGACGAATTGGGTCGCATTGCTATCGCGTCGCGCAACATCTCCAAATGCCAGGCCATCATCGACAGCGTTAACGCCAAGGGCAGTTTGAAACAGCCGGCCGAGATCAAGGCCTTTGCCCTCAATGCGCTGGATATTGAAGCAACCAAAGCACTGATCCGCGAAACCGAATCGCAGATCGTCATCAATGTGGGTTCGGCCTTCCTCAATATGTCGGTGCTGCGCGCCTGCATCGAGACCGGCGCCGCCTACCTTGACACCGCCATCCACGAAGAACCGGGCAAGATTTGCGAAACGCCGCCTTGGTACGGTAACTACGAGTGGAAGCACCTGGCCGAATGCCAGGAAAAAGGCGTGACTGCCATCCTCGGCGTCGGTTTCGACCCGGGCGTGGTCAATGCCTACGCTGCACTGGCGCAGCAACAGTACTTCGACAGCATCGAGTCGATCGACATCCTCGACGTCAACGCCGGTTCCCACGGCAAGTACTTCGCCACCAATTTCGATCCGGAAATCAATTTCCGTGAATTCACCGGCCAAGTCTGGAGCTGGCAGAACAGCCAGTGGACCAGCAACACAATGTTTGAAGTCAAACGCACCGACGACCTGCCGGTAGTCGGCGAACAGAATTTGTACCTGACCGGGCATGACGAAGTGCATTCCCTATCCAAACACCTGAACGTGCCCAACGTGC
This DNA window, taken from Pseudomonas sp. SG20056, encodes the following:
- a CDS encoding saccharopine dehydrogenase family protein, which gives rise to MKKNVLIIGAGGVAKVVAHKCAQHNDELGRIAIASRNISKCQAIIDSVNAKGSLKQPAEIKAFALNALDIEATKALIRETESQIVINVGSAFLNMSVLRACIETGAAYLDTAIHEEPGKICETPPWYGNYEWKHLAECQEKGVTAILGVGFDPGVVNAYAALAQQQYFDSIESIDILDVNAGSHGKYFATNFDPEINFREFTGQVWSWQNSQWTSNTMFEVKRTDDLPVVGEQNLYLTGHDEVHSLSKHLNVPNVRFWMSFGEHYINVFTVLKNLGLLSEQPVKTAEGLEVVPLKVVKAVLPDPSSLAPGYSGKTCIGDLVKGTKDGKPAELFIYNVADHKDAYVETDSQGISYTAGVPPVAAALLVARGDWDVARMANVEELPAEPFLKLLDVMGLPTRIKDQHGDRPWDQAL
- a CDS encoding carboxynorspermidine decarboxylase yields the protein MIKTPYYLIDKQKLLGNLEKIAYVREHSGAKALLALKCFATWSVFDLMQQYMDGTTSSSLYELKLGRQKFAGETHAYSVAWADDEIEEMVANCDKIIFNSIGQLERFASQTEGTIRGLRVNPQVSSSDYLLADPARPFSRLGEWDPEKIAAVMDKISGFMFHNNCENGSFELFDQMLSTIEERFGHLLEQVEWVSLGGGIHFTGEGYPLDKFCARLKAFSERFGVQVYLEPGEAAITLSSSLEVTVLDTLYNGKHLAVVDSSIEAHMLDLLIYRLNAKMEPCSGEYTYMVCGKSCLAGDIFGEYQFDKPLAIGDRLSFIDAAGYTMVKKNWFNGLKMPSIAVKQLDGSVEVVREFGFDDYLSSLS